CCATACATTCTCAACAGATAAATTCTGGATCTATTCTCCATGTTGACTAGGTATACTGTCataagttttctttctgcattaAATTGCACAGCTTAAGATTTgtgaaatcaagaaaataaataaacattagCATTCAAAAATGTCCCTTTGTTATCCTAGGCTTTGTTGCCTGGATAAATGTCCTTTAAAAGGATTAGCATATGGATTATCACCGACACGATTGCCTCTTATCCTAGAGAAGCGACAGCTGTGCATCTGCCGGTGCCTCTACTGTTGCTCTTCCATGCTCTTGAAAGACGTCTGATGGTCGATTGTGCGTTCGGATCACGTTTCCTTTAATGAGTGTTTGCGCAGTGCAATCATTAATTCACGAGTTCATGTAGGCCTTTTCGGGAGGGAGAGAAAGATCATTCTGCACTAGTATAGTGCCTATTCTTGGACTCAATTCAAAATACGTCGATGAACTATACGACCAGGTGAATTGGTCCTAACGATGGTGAGGAAGTGTCGGAAGTGAGGGCGTGGCCGGCGGCTCGAGCTCGGCCAGGCTTCAAAAACAACGAATATCGCAGTCTTAGGTATTCGTTGAGTTGAAGTCCGACAGATCGACGAGTTATCAGCGGACTCGCTGGGCATGACGGTACGAACATGAAGGGGTGACCGCAGCGCTCTCGCGTAAAATGACTAATTTCGGGACATTCTAGGCTTACCTGCGTTCCTGGAGGTTCCCGGTTGTAGTCGACTCCTTTGCGGATCACTTAGATAGTACGTAGATCAAAAGTAGCTCACAGCTCGACAACCACAAACGACAGCAGCCGACCGCCCGCCACGCCCGGCTATAAACCGACTAACTCGATATCCATTAGAAATGTACGGTAGTTGGTAATCCGATACTGTTTGCCCTAGGGGGGCCCCCGTGTGGTGGATGCTAGAAACATGCGGTGGGCGTGGCGGCAGAGTGCAGAGTGGCGAGAGCGGGCGGTGCCAAGCGATGCGGTCAGAGACGTAGCGGTGCTGAGTTCCCTCTCGGGATtctgtgtgtgcgtgtgtgtgcgagCGCGCCGGCCTCCGAACGGAAGACATTGACCCTCTGCGTGAACGAGCAAAGCCAGCCATCTGCGAGTTGAAACATGGTGAGTGATATTTTTGAGGATATTTCGTCTGCTGCCTAGCCCTGTCATTCTCGACTTAGAAGTATAAACACCCTTTAGAGCTATTTCCTGGCGtagtgaaattcaaaaattttacattCGCGCCAAAATGATGGTTTATACTCACGGAAATGATCGCTGGGAAAGGCTGATTGGACCAGATTTTTTGTAGAGGGTCGTCCCCCACTCCTCAAAATATTTCCATGCTAGTGCGGTAGATGTAAAAATACGTGAGTTGATATGTTGACTGCGATTTTGCGCTGAAGATTTCTTTGCAGCACCATAAATGGAAACGTTTGTATTTATGAAGAATAATTAGAAATCCGAAGATCATCCAAAATCTCCCTTTTGAAGCCTACATCGAAAGGCtcatttctaaaatttgaagaatctCTCTTTGCGCTGGAGctctttctggaaaaacgCCTTTCTCGCGAGTTCTTAATGTATCATCCTGTCAGAACGAAATAGCCTCAGTGAAAATTTAATCTTCTCGCTGTAATTGTTTTTCGTCTTATAATTCAATCTGGATGTTGTATTCGCATGGATCGTCAAATTCACTTTTGCCTCTACTACTGAAGATAAACTCTTtgtgatgtcttttttttaaagaaaaaaaacttcgaaagcACAGAAATATTCCTTTGTCgtctgaaattttgaattttccctCCTATTTCGAAACCCCTACTCAAGGCCACTAAAAGCACTGTtcgctcagaaaaaaaacactgcgaACAGGTTTTGAGTAAATTTCACCCATTTCGCCTCCTCTGTCCGATCATCCGAGAAATACACATGAGATTATTCCCAGCCAATCACTTCTACTCCGACAAATTGCTGCCAATTACACCATCAACGTTTCTATTATCATCTCCAGGAACACTATTTATTTCGATAGGCAATATTTGACATTTTTCCTGAAGAACTGAGCTCGGTTACGAATTGTTCGGTTGATAAATGCGCTTGCGCCTTTCTTTGTGTTTGTGACAAATTTTGCAGGAATATGACAAGAGTTGATGAAAAACGAGCGCTATCTAGCAAAATCTAAGAGCATCCACTATAACGGAAATCCCCTAGGAGACTGAAGTCTTTTTGAGGACAATGTACTTAGCCATATCTCACTCGTAccaatttttctgattttttttcggatctaAGGTCCCAAACTATGAGAACTTCACTATGGTAGGATTGTAGTACGCAGCTGTTTGAGAAGTGCTCAAATAACCTTGTCTtcagtgtttaaaaaaagtaagaaaaataaccacaaaatttgtgaatttcctgaaattttggGAGATATGTTTCGTTTCTCTTCGCGagaactttcactttttttcgttttcttttcttgctttttcatCTTATAACCGAATGAACCGAATGAAgttatgaacaaaaataatctCGTGAAATTCGAAATCCCGATTTTCCTTAGCGAATGCTcgaatgttccgtttttggaaataattatTTACTAGGTGTATTTTTAAATCGAGTAGAAAATTCCCAGGTTATTTAAATCGTCAgacttcctgaaaatttccattgAATTCCACTTGgtattcgtctttttttccaaaaaattggtGGGCCTATAGTTACTATTTTTGCACTTCTTCGCAGTAGAACTCTGCACAAACTAGATTTCTACTCCAACTCTTTGGTGGGCCCGTTTTCCTGCACTAATATCCTTAACCGActatttttccaggaaaattctcCAGCACCGTACTTTTAGAACTTCCTTCAACCCTTATAAAGTTACTGTCGCCTGTCTTTCTCCATAAGATCCTCATCAGTGGATCTTTTTGCCTGATTCTACAATTCTTTCATCTTCCCGTTTGGAATCCTACTTGGCTATTCATGTAATCTTATTTCCAAAACTAGAACAGTAAGGTCAAAAAAGATTTGGCCAGAAATTTGCTTGAAAAGcattttgaaacatttccaggaaaattcacCGTTCTTAGAGTAAAATTCACGTGTAAATCCCTGAGAAAACGCTCGGTCCATCCAAAAACCGTCGATGAAGGGCTAATTGCTGGAAAATGGGGTGCTCCGCGCTCGATATGCGCGCTAGCCGCTCTTTCTTAGGGTGGTGGCGGTTGGTGGCCGAGCATTTATGGGGCCCGCTGGGTGCTTCTGTCTTCCATAAATTCGACCCAGCAGGTGTCGAACAAGGTGCATGCCTGTGTCCGCTATTACGCATTAACATTCGCAGCAATGAGCATTCGCACACGCTTTACTCCACTTGGATTAACCTGGATTTGCGGGGACAGGAATAAATAAACGGTTTGTTTTTACAGCGTGAGGTGATCTCGATTCATATTGGACAGGCCGGCGTTCAGATTGGAAATGCATGCTGGGAGTTGTATTGCCTGGAACATGGTATGTACATGGAAAAACTGCTTTCACAAGCACTTCCATTCATCCACGATAtgttcacaatttttctttttaggaaTCCAACCGGACGGCCAGATGCCATCTGATAAATCGCTTGGCGGATGTGATGACTCGTTCTCGACGTTCTTCTCCGAAACCGGAAGCGGTCGACACGTGCCGCGAGCGGTGATGATCGACCTGGAGCCGACGGTCATCGGTCAGTCTCATCTGGATTTCGTAAGCGCTTCAACGAGTGTCGGCCATGTCGAGAAGATTAACTCGATGCGTCGTGCACTGCTCGCCCTCCCCGCCGTCCCTCCAGCGGCGCCACTGTCTCTAGTCATGCTCTATTGCCAATTAGCGTCATGTCCCACGGCTCCGACAGATGGTATAGCGTTGAGATCGATACCCGAGACAAAACAATAGCGGATCCTCTTAATAAAACCACTAGGATGGCGGGGATCCCTTTGGAGTGATTCCCGTATGAGGAACATGTGGTTAGAATGCATGGATCCTCTGAGCATCTGAGATCGAATGGCTCTCGGGTTTTCCTCCGCGAGAAATCGAGGGAACGAGCGCGCAACCGGCACAAGTGCAGCACCTCGTCGTTTCCGATTTCACCGTATTTCGCCGGCTGCCCTTCTGATGCAGTTTCCGGCATTTGACCGTGTCCAAGGCGCCGTTACGAGTAAACGGGCGCCGCAGACCTATTATAACGAGTGTGTTTACACCTAACTGCCAAAAGCTGGCTAATCTCGAAAGCTCTCTGCGGAATTGTGTGCTTCTATTGTAGTCGAGTTGCATAGAAACAGCGGCAAGGATTACGGTAGCTTCCATGAAAGATAAGTCTTAAAAGTGCATATACCAAATAATTCTAACgactaaaatattttctgtgaCAGAGGTGATACTCGTTCCTCAAAAGAATCGATGTCCAgcaaatttctctttaaaaataaaaatgaatagttcTTTTGGGAAAAATCAGGCATCTTTTACATCAATTTACATTTAGAtcaatttgttcctttttttctaaacagaaGCCATTTTCATGAAACTTAAATAAGAGATCTTAGGCCTCTAAAAGGTTCGGAgtcattctttaaaaaaaattcctcccAAGAGAACGCAGGGATCATCACTTTTAAAGTGTGCGTCTTCGCGTCTGAAATCCAGATGCCGCCTTggataaaaaatttgaagttgaaATTGAAGGGAAGTTTACAAAAACCGTCCAGGATTTGAATGTAACTAGTGAAGTAAATAGAGTGAATGTGACTAATGGTATCTCACCCATCGACACGGTCGCAACTTACGAAAACGAATAAACTCTCGTAAATATCTCCATAATTATCTACATCCTACGATACTTCggatgatttttgaaaatttcttgattGCTAATTGTTTGAGCAGAGTATTACAACTGAAATTTTCTAAGAGAATCACCATCCTAATTGTAATGTCTGTAATGTCTGGATTACATATTGTTACGGATTGTTCCTACGATGAGCACACACACTATCCGAATTAGCACTTAGCGTTGATTGCATTCGCTTAGAGCGGCTAAATTGAGATGATCTCGAAATTTCCGATTAGTCTTCATCTTGGGGCAATTTTCAGCGTTCTGAATCTTCGATGGggtttttgaaacaaaagaagGTGGTAGGGACTAGACCTTTTTAGCAGATGCCTATTTTCccgaattttaattttcacagGGATCATTTCTCGTAGGACGGTGTGTAGAACTCTCTTAAAAATGAATTGTATTccgcaattttttaaacttcaaaTTCTTTAAATGGCATTCCtgcgttgtttgtttttttttcttattctgcCTACTTTCGATTCGCACGAAGAATTGCATTCTACTCGAAAGTGCAAAACTTGTTCGCTTTTCTGCATTTACGGACTTCCAAGAATCTTGAACTATTGAAGAGGAATGTGCAAAATAACTTGATTTAATGTAGAATATTCTAAAGTGGtagagagagaagaagaaaagatgtttctggaaaatcctTTCCACGTTCTCCAGAAATTGTAGCATGAAAAATCTTTGAAGGAGCTCCATCTGAAATGATGCCATTTTGATTCCCTGCGCGCTTGCACTATTGCAGTAACCATTAGCTGTCCAATCGTCGTTTCCggattccagaaaaaggaagaagtctCTATTTTGGGTCCCATTCTGCTGTCGATGTAATAACATCAATGGTACTAAAAGTAGAAATATATTTTCTTGCAGTAACATTTTCGATATATAGTGTGTAATTTAGTTTTATGCGCATTTacaatctatttttattttttttcggtatttTTCATCGACAAGGGTGTAAATCGATGGGACACATCACTGAGGTATACTGTGCTAGATATGTAATTTAATTATTGAGCAAAATTCTGTTTACTTTGAAGTTAaacttatttgaaatttatttttgagctttttttcagatttcacGTATGAATAGGTGAGAGAGTAGATGTTTCTTTCGGTTAGCAGGATCTTGGTCTTGcctggaaaataagaaatgctGGATGATCGAGAATGTCACACGGTATTCATCTCCAGCAATTAGAAATGCAAGTGAAACGTTGCTCGGGAATACATTGTTGGTGGTAGTCGAGCTCTATTCATATCTGATGGCGAAGCCGGAAAGAAAGTGCCATGCATTGTTTAGGATAATGATGGTGATTCCGTGGATCTTCGTGAATTCGGCGGTggtgttttttcctcctccACCGAATGTCTGCCCTCTCCGCTGTCATCGTTTGCAGAGTGCGCTTTTTGGAACGCGTTACCCTCATTATTCCATTTGGTTATGTAAGAGAATTCAATTATTCGAACACAGCGTTGGGATGCAGCAGTCGCGAGTCGAATTGCACCGTCTGCAATGCGTTTAATTTAATGGGAAAAACTCCGCCTAATCCAGGGTTAGCGTTGGAAATACGGCAGTCGATAGGagtggaaaaaaggaacaacttGTAGTATAATTCTAAACTACATGACGTAGCGTAGTGGTAAAATGTCAACAGTACGTCTGTGAAGTTAATAGTCCGAAACCGCCCAGAGTCTTTCCAGTTATTGCTTCCTTTGGGGATCCAGTTCCAGGGAGTTGGTAGCGGATctttctgggaggataaaaacaccggcTCAGAAGAGCATTTGATCCTTTCTCCTGCATTCGAGCGTTGTTTGTGGGAAATATATACAAAATACCAACAAATAAATTAGTGAATAGTGAATAGatgtagtaaataataaatatataaaatatgtattaAGTACAATATGTATTGGTGTTCGATACGGTACATCTCTGAGAGGACAAGAACATTGATTTGAGGCATAGTTTACCACCTGTATGTCATTGGATTGGCCGCATGTGGATTTATAAACCTCTAGGATTCTGAGCTGAAGTGGACGACACATCCAAAAAGGGTTGACTGGCGCCAGGCTCCGTAATCCTcccaattttcaaattcacgCCAAACACTCAACGAAAACACCAAAACGGCTAGACAAATAGTATTTTGACCTTTTTCGTCGTTCGTCCCAGTCGCGCGGACCTCATCTAATGCCATTCCATCGATTTGTGTGGAATGGACGCCGCAAGCCGCAGTTGCAATTCGAGCAAAAGGCGACCAAGGAGAAAAACCCGAAACCAATAGACAGAGAGAAGGTCGTTTCGAAAGCATCGGCGCAGCAACGGCCGCGATGAGCAAATTCTGGAAGTCGCTGGAAGAATTGTAGCCATCAATCCGATCCTACCGTATTTAGATGAGATCCGTACCGGAACCTACCGATCACTGTTTCATCCTGAACAACTTATTACTGGCAAGGAAGATGCTGCTAATAATTATGCTCGTGGCCATTACACCATCGGAAAGGTTGGTGAATATTTTTTGGAAGTATTTCGTACGGATTTTGTACTTACCATCGGATTTCCTTCACTGCCATTCGCGAAGTGCTAATTTAGGTtatctctttgaaaaaaaaaacaaaaaaaaagtgttttgatCTAAAAACTTAGGTTACGGTGTCCATTTGAGAATTCTTCTGGCGTAGGATGCCTTGAGACATTCGTCTAAATAAAACTTAATGTTTATTCTACGTTTAGcacttgttattttttcaggaaatcatCGACCTCACCCTGGATCGCATCCGCCGTCTCGCTGACAACTGCACCGGACTTCAGGTAATTATCTACATAGTCTAAGACTGCAATCCGGGGAATCCCTAGGTTGGATCTTTGTTTCCCCTGGATAACCATGaagatttatttgattttattggaTCTTCTTCTCTGCAACTTCCAAGGGATCCGATCCTTTGCAGCGCTAAGTTCTTTGTTCTAAGTTTTTGCCCTTGAatttcgattttaaaaaagaacgaaggGAAGGAATGTCTCGGGATTTCGGATTCAGGGATActccttcatttattttcatttgtctAGTTATTCATGTGCACTAATggcgcacaaaaaaaaagaaaaaaaagcacatttaTTTGAGTCAGAGCATTATAAACAGATATTCAAATAATGTGAAGACAAATGTTTAATGTTTCCGTACATCTACACAGTCCTACATTACAGATAAATCGTATCGTTAccagaaatgaaattaaaataaaataatcaatagtaatcagaaaataaataatagaatagataATAGAATCTCAGCTTACAGATAGACGAAAATCGTATCGTTACAAAAAAATCGTCTCATAGTTTGGAGTTTATGGAGAGCAGAGTCCGGAAAAGTCGCGCGCGCCGCCAAAAAAAGCCTACGCGTTGGCCAAACTACTCTCTAATACCCTGTTTTTGTTGCTCCACTGAGACGCGCCCAGATTTATGGTGGCGCcaaactcatttctttttcaatcactGTAGGAACCGACCGTGGCGTCTTTTTCGTGTACGAACATATGTGACGCTCAGACACGGGACACACGCCTGAATCCTTATTAGATTTTGCGTTTCTGCGGGAAtcgccaaaaaaaagtacttaaCCTAGAAACGCATAGAAAAACTCGCGGTTTTTCTCGTTTGGAATAGATGCTGAGTGTGGAATTGGATGAGTTTTCTGGATTGAGGGTGGAGGGGGAAAAGGATAGCGCTGCATCGGGGCATGTTTTAATCCGGAACGCTTGTAAGCACCGTGGAACTATGTATGCTCTAGGAAAGCTTGAGGACCACCTGGGATACGGTATGTGCATACTGTATGTGTACAGTTGATGGGAGAAAGTAGTACTGAATTTTGTACTGAGAAACGTCGTAAGAACTCAGAGgaggaaatcagaaaaaagactTCATTCTATTTAGTGCATGATCAAACATTAAATGATTATCGACCAAAAGCTAAGTATAAATTACCGTACCTGACCGTGGTACAGTACTAATGATTACTGTACCGTACGCTAACTAACGCTTATCTGAAATGTTATACGCAGTACATATCCCTCATCCATAAAGATGTAGTCATATTGGATTTGCCCACTTCACTTTTTCTGACCACCATTACGACTTCCACTTCGGATGAAATATGGCAAGGTTAATGGGTTCGTGCGAGTTCACGACTGAAGAATACTCACTGGAGAAGCACAGAAAAATCCGCAAAGGGGTGCGCAGGAGTTCTGAAGGTTTCTGATCCATAGAAAAAACCCCAtagaaactcaaaaaaaaaccatgaaacaACATAAACGCATAAGCATAACCcataaaatagaagaatagtTCACTTAGTTTtggtttaattttaaaaaaaaaccgaaaaaagttAAACTGATGGGAAAAAGTCCGTCAGTCGTTTGACGtcatagaataaaaataaattatggaaCCAAGTGGTTCCTATAATGTAGAAACGTAACTATTCCTTCCGTATTAGATGGACAATGTAAGTCACACGGATACGAAGACTGAAATTGGGATAACCTTGGGGAATTCTCTATGTTAATGGATGGATCGTGAGACGACATGTGTTCATGTTAGCAACATCTGCGTATTGTGATGCCCACTTGTTTGAAACGTCAGCAAAAACgtcgcaaaaaagaaaaggaaggaaaataagaaaaaaaaagcggacaATTCGTTCAGAGTTCTTTTCAAACGAGAGAATGGTCAATTCATTGGTgcattcagaaatttttctctaaaatttttctatttttctctaaaatatgtttatttatctaGTTAATCGGTCACGAAGTGTCGGAAGTGTACACGAACatgaaaaaagttcattttgcctgctgcgaatttttttttcgaatactctacatattgaaaaaaaagctggttgcattattttttttaatgaaaattctgTTGTGTGGACGTTTTTTTGGCGGATATATCGTAATGATCCTTGACATATGTGAGCTATGACAAAGCTTATTAACTATTAACCGCCCTTGACTTTTTGCTGAGACGAATTTCTCAATTTCCGAAGCTGACTATCCGAATCAAAGATCAATAGATCATATCAATCAGATTAATAGATCATATCTTTTCgcaaacaagcaaacaaacaaaattctaTCATATTTCAGTATTATTTTTAATCGTTTAATCGCGTTCGTTCGACGAAACATTTGAGATGCAAGGCCTACCAGTTATCTTTGACGTTCTGCTCACAAAAAGTGAATAATTTGAACTACTCATACTTAAAGATAACGTTCGtgaagatttttgaagatgaagttcagttttttttttctcctggtaGTCCCAGTAGGTAGATTCCGGGTAGTAGTGCACAAGTATCACAGTGAAAACCCTTgattctctctctttctcttctccgTACCCCGAAAATCAAGGAAAGTGATAAATCAGAAACTTTGCGTATGTAAGGTCTCTATAACGTTTTAAGAACACATTCTAGAGACGTGTTTCCCCATAAAAAGAAGTCATTAGAACTACTAGAACCACTTTTTTCCCTAACCTCTTGACAACGTTCCTGAAGATAGAGTTGGCGGAAATTTCCCTCAGTCACCCAGGGGCTGTGTGAGTCATTTCGTCGGAGGTGTTCTGGAAAAGTTGGCTGGAACTTAGTGGTTCTAGTACTTAGGAACTgatgtttccaaaaattcccgAGTGAATTTTCATCATGACGAGTGCAGACCTTATGCAGGGCACTCCACCGGGGTAAATCACAACCTCAAAAATCTCGCCGAACTCTTTTCTTAAATTGCAAGGCTGTTTATCGGTATGTTAGCTAACAATGCTCGTCAACAACTCATGTTCCCTGAGAAAATCAATCTTAGCTACAgctcaaagaaataaattaaaaacacaTTCACCGTTCATCAAAGAATCGAGTTTGACTTTGGTCCATTGAGGACATAGTTGAATACGAGTGCAATAGTATTCAATTGCCAAAAATTGCAATTCAAGGCCACTaaaattctagaaagaaaaataaattttggtgCAAGACCTTCAGACCAACCTAATACATAGATATGCACATTCAAATATTCACTTAATTTTGAGTCACAGAGTTTTCTGGGAATTTGACCTCAAAATGTACGAGCACAGTGTCCTTCAAAATGCCCACTTTAAAGGGGTTTTTAAGAAATTGCAGTTCCGTTTCGCAGAAAAGAATATCTCAGCCTACAACATATGACTTATAAGATAACTGGAGCTTAAAACTTTTGCATTTTGTGCTAGTTGTAGATCGAATATTCGAAGCACTCGGTAATCGAATTGTTTGAACATCGCTTGAATGTTAATAAAATGTGTTTCACTAATTGGTTCCAGTTATAAAGtaatccttaattttttccacccccaaaatgttttgtttgccCTAGATATGCCCTGATTTCCAAAGACTGCGGGATATTGATATCTGACCAATAAGGTTGTGTTTTTCAGGGTTTCCTTGTCTTCCACTCATTCGGTGGCGGTACCGGTTCAGGATTCACTTCACTGTTGATGGAAAGACTTTCTGTGGACTACGGCAAGAAGGCGAAACTCGAATTCTCGGTTTATCCTGCTCCTCAGGTCATTCCGAACGATTTTTCATCATATATCCAATATTTTCAGTACATGAGATCAACATGGTCGGAAAAGGAGCATTATTTAAAATCCtctctaaaaaaatgtttaaaaaaatagaggaaaaaagagatcgAACTACAACTATACGAATATAATATCCGTATAGAAGAgggaagaaacaaagaaaaagagaaagaagtgatTTGAATCATAAAACTCTATATCTTCGTAGATAActatcaattattattatatcaacaattaaatcaattattaaaataatcaATTATCAATGAACAATGGAAATAATCgattattatatcatattaactatctattaaaaatttgaattatacAAATTATGgtcacggttttttttttgcttaaaacaAATATGATTTCTTCTTAGGTGTCAACCGCAGTCGTTGAACCGTACAATTCAATTCTAACCACGCACACCACCTTGGAGCATTCGGACTGCTCGTTCATGGTCGACAATGAGGCCATCTACGACATCTGCAGAAGAAATTTGGATATTGAACGACCCAGTTACACAAATCTGAATCGACTTATCGGTAGGTGatcgaaaaattgaaatccgGCTTATTTTCAAGATAATTACACGGTATCTATAGGGTATTGAATGAATCATCCTAATAATTAGGTGGAATTGCAATTTTTCATCTACATTCTCGTTATTTTTTATAGGTCAAATCGTTTCTTCCATAACCGCTTCTCTTCGCTTCGATGGTGCGCTTAACGTCGATTTGACTGAGTTCCAGGTAATCCTTCACTGCAAATATGAGGatgatttttacaattttgaggaaaaaaagagttttgaaCGATCGAGATGAATAATTCACATTGATTTTGCATTCCTGCACAATTCTCACTCAATCAGTGCAGTTTTTAAACCATATGATGAGGTAATGAATATAAGAGTGGATTAGTGAATGAAGACATGGTTACATGAACAGAATAGCAATTGATTGAGTGGATGCATAAGTGGATAGGTGTAGGAAATCCGAAACAAATTAGTTAGCCAGTGAATTAATGAGGAAATGCTTCAAGAGATGGATGATGATCATGGAACGGAGTAAAAGCAACGATATTAAGGGGTAAGAAAATCAGTTGAGCttgtaaaaataaaggaaaagaagaaagaaaaaaaaagaagaacgggGGGGTTCCAATGTAAATTAATTTGCTTAgagattttctcaaaatttttcaaccttcgactaaaaaaatagtgtctgaaaaaatagtgagaaaaaatagagaaaaatagtGGAGCTGTGGTGTGCATTTGACTTATATATACAGAAATTTACAGACCAATCTTGTACCGTATCCTCGCATCCACTTCCCGCTTGCCACTTTCTCGCCGGTGATCTCGGCCGAAAAAGCTTATCATGAACAGCTTTCTGTTGCAGAAATTACTAACATGTGAGCGTTTCGTTGTCTGATCTTGAATcaggaaaatacaaaaaaaaatacccgcttttttctcctaggtGCTTCGAGCCGCATAATCAAATGGTGAAATGCGATCCACGACATGGTAAGTACATGGCAGTGTGCTTACTTTTCCGAGGTGATGTCGTGCCGAAAGATGTGAACGCCGCAATTGCGACCATCAAAACTAAgcgttcaattcaattcgTCGATTGGT
This window of the Necator americanus strain Aroian chromosome III, whole genome shotgun sequence genome carries:
- a CDS encoding hypothetical protein (NECATOR_CHRIII.G10114.T3) is translated as MREVISIHIGQAGVQIGNACWELYCLEHGIQPDGQMPSDKSLGGCDDSFSTFFSETGSGRHVPRAVMIDLEPTVIDEIRTGTYRSLFHPEQLITGKEDAANNYARGHYTIGKEIIDLTLDRIRRLADNCTGLQGFLVFHSFGGGTGSGFTSLLMERLSVDYGKKAKLEFSVYPAPQVSTAVVEPYNSILTTHTTLEHSDCSFMVDNEAIYDICRRNLDIERPSYTNLNRLIGQIVSSITASLRFDGALNVDLTEFQTNLVPYPRIHFPLATFSPVISAEKAYHEQLSVAEITNMCFEPHNQMVKCDPRHGKYMAVCLLFRGDVVPKDVNAAIATIKTKRSIQFVDWCPTGFKVGINYQPPTVVPGGDLAKVPRAVCMLSNTTAIAEAWARLDHKFDLMYAKRAFVHWYVGEGMEEGEFSEAREDLAALEKDYEEVGVDSLEDNGEEGDEY
- a CDS encoding hypothetical protein (NECATOR_CHRIII.G10114.T1), which codes for MQPQSGGFNDSGNKDAEDEARSARPTVENVDKIMEFARLDRHREVISIHIGQAGVQIGNACWELYCLEHGIQPDGQMPSDKSLGGCDDSFSTFFSETGSGRHVPRAVMIDLEPTVIDEIRTGTYRSLFHPEQLITGKEDAANNYARGHYTIGKEIIDLTLDRIRRLADNCTGLQGFLVFHSFGGGTGSGFTSLLMERLSVDYGKKAKLEFSVYPAPQVSTAVVEPYNSILTTHTTLEHSDCSFMVDNEAIYDICRRNLDIERPSYTNLNRLIGQIVSSITASLRFDGALNVDLTEFQTNLVPYPRIHFPLATFSPVISAEKAYHEQLSVAEITNMCFEPHNQMVKCDPRHGKYMAVCLLFRGDVVPKDVNAAIATIKTKRSIQFVDWCPTGFKVGINYQPPTVVPGGDLAKVPRAVCMLSNTTAIAEAWARLDHKFDLMYAKRAFVHWYVGEGMEEGEFSEAREDLAALEKDYEEVGVDSLEDNGEEGDEY